Proteins encoded together in one Nostoc sp. PCC 7524 window:
- a CDS encoding IS630 family transposase yields MAGVTKVEIKESVEELHELLLKQKTASSFERIQALYLLKIGQVKTIQDVAVVVGRARVTVQRWLKNYQESGIKGLLTTLKSPGRPAIISLQVREQLDKELQESEGFKSYEEIRTWLKAVEGIEASYKVVHDTVRYQMKAKLKVPRAVGIKYDSEAESEFKKTATIPRSNKKHVIAPVDRQKTMRYWCGDESRVGLKTEAGRLITKKGVKPIGIMQWKRDNFYLYGLVEPLTGEYFIWEFSHLNTACFNIF; encoded by the coding sequence ATGGCTGGAGTAACCAAAGTAGAAATAAAAGAGTCAGTAGAGGAATTACATGAGTTGCTCTTAAAACAAAAAACAGCATCAAGTTTTGAACGGATTCAAGCTTTGTATTTGCTGAAAATAGGACAAGTGAAAACAATACAAGATGTAGCGGTGGTAGTAGGAAGGGCAAGGGTAACGGTACAAAGATGGTTAAAAAATTATCAAGAGTCGGGAATCAAGGGTCTATTAACAACTCTAAAGAGTCCAGGGCGACCTGCAATAATTAGCTTACAAGTAAGAGAGCAGCTAGACAAAGAGCTTCAAGAATCGGAGGGATTCAAAAGTTATGAGGAAATCCGAACATGGTTAAAAGCAGTAGAAGGGATAGAAGCATCATATAAAGTAGTACATGATACAGTGCGCTATCAAATGAAAGCAAAGCTAAAAGTGCCGCGAGCAGTAGGTATTAAATACGATAGCGAAGCAGAATCAGAATTTAAAAAAACTGCCACAATACCTAGAAGTAATAAAAAACACGTCATAGCACCAGTAGATAGGCAAAAAACAATGAGATATTGGTGTGGGGACGAAAGCCGTGTGGGATTGAAGACTGAAGCTGGGAGACTAATTACTAAAAAAGGAGTCAAGCCCATCGGCATTATGCAATGGAAGCGGGATAATTTTTACTTATATGGATTAGTGGAACCCTTAACTGGAGAGTATTTTATCTGGGAATTCTCTCATTTGAATACAGCCTGTTTCAATATTTTTTAG
- a CDS encoding transposase → MWISGTLNWRVFYLGILSFEYSLFQYFLEKFSQTYAQDIHILQLDNGAFHLSQHLKIPENIVLLFQPPHTPQVNPIERLWEEVKRHLTWESFSNLDELREFIWKRLEQLNTSVVASITGWDFILDALFVSGFS, encoded by the coding sequence ATATGGATTAGTGGAACCCTTAACTGGAGAGTATTTTATCTGGGAATTCTCTCATTTGAATACAGCCTGTTTCAATATTTTTTAGAAAAATTTTCCCAGACTTATGCTCAAGATATTCATATTCTTCAGTTAGACAATGGGGCTTTTCATTTAAGTCAGCATCTGAAAATACCAGAAAACATAGTTTTGTTATTTCAACCTCCACATACACCTCAAGTTAATCCAATAGAAAGATTGTGGGAAGAAGTTAAAAGGCATCTAACTTGGGAAAGCTTCTCAAATTTAGATGAATTAAGAGAATTTATCTGGAAGCGATTGGAACAATTAAACACATCAGTTGTTGCTTCTATCACAGGTTGGGATTTTATTCTTGATGCTTTATTTGTATCAGGCTTTTCGTGA